A window of Bradyrhizobium sp. AZCC 1719 genomic DNA:
CGTTCATTCTCAACGCGCCGGATGCGATCAAGCATGTGCTGGTCGACAATTACGAAAATTATACGCGAACGCCGGCCGGTATCCGGGTGCTGCGTCCAATCCTCGGCGAAGGTCTTTTGATCGCGGAAGGGCGCGCGTGGAAGCATCAGCGCCGCACGTTGGCGCCGGCATTCACGCCGCGCGCGGTGATGCCGCTCATTCCGCACATGCTGGCGGCGACCGACCAGACGGTCGCCAAGCTGAGAGCCGCCAGCAATGGACACGTCGACCTGCGCGAGGCGATGCAGCGGATGGCGCTCGAGATCGCCGGGCGCACCATGTTCTCGTTCGGGATGGATCGCCACGGCGCTGCCTTGCGCGATTTCGTGATGGAATATGGCGACCGGCTGGCGCGCCCGCATTTCCTCGACCTGCTGCTGCCGTTGAGCTGGCCAAGCCCGCAGGATATTGCGCGCAGCCGCTTCCGCAAGCGCTGGACCGTATTCGTCGGCATGTTGATGACCGAGCGCCGCGCCGCCGGCAAGACCGCGGGCGCGCCGGCGCGCGATCTGTTCGACCTGATGGGCGACGCGCGCGATCCGGAAACCGGCGAAGTCTTCTCAGACGAGCAACTCGGCGATCAGGTCGCGACCATGATTCTCGCCGGCCATGAGACGACGGCGACCGCACTGTTCTGGGCGCTCTATCTTCTGGCGCTCGATCCTGCCACGCAGGAGCAGGTGGCGAGCGAAGTACAGACCGCGCCCGTCAACGGCGCGTCCGATATCGAGCGGTTGAAATTCACCCGCGCGGTGATCGACGAGACCATGCGGCTCTATCCGCCGGCGTTCCTGATCGCACGCGCGGCGATCGGGCCGGATAAGATCGCGGGCCTGCCGGTCAAGAAGAAGGACGTCATCCTGATCGCGCCGTGGCTGTTGCATCGGCACGAAAAATTGTGGCGCGATCCGAGTGCCTTCATCCCGTCCCGCTTCATGACGGGCACGCCGCCCGACCGCTTCGCCTATTTGCCGTTCGGCGTCGGCGCCCGCGTTTGCATCGGCGCGCATTTCGCGCTGGTCGAGGCGACGCTGGCGCTGGCGAAGATGATCGGCGCGTTTCGCGTCACGCTCGTCGACAAGGATCCGGTGATGCCGATCGGCGTGGTGACGACACAGCCCGACCGTTCGCCGATGTTCGCCATCACGCCGCGGTAGTATTTTTTTGATCGGGCCGATTGCCGGCCCCGCGAAGAAAATGCGTCAGAGGAGCAAGCGCACCTTGCGCGGTCGCCTCGGGCGCGACATCTAGGTTGTCACCATGAGCGATACCCAGGCCCAGTTCGCAGTCTTGAAGCAGACCGCCGATCCCGCGGTGGTCGATGCCATCTCACAACTGATCGCCAAGGGCGAGGACCGCGACCTCAACCGGATCAACCTGTTGGATTTCGCCGCGCGCTACGGCCTGGACGAGGAAAAGGTCATCTCGGCTTTCCTGCATTCGGCGCGGCTCGGGCTGTTCGATCTCACCTGGAATGTGCTGTGCCCCGGCTGCGGTGGCGTGCTCGGCGCGCACAGCACCCTGAAATCGCTACGCCACGACGATTACAATTGCGCGCTATGCGCCCAAGGTTACGAGGCATCGGTCGACGACCGCGTCGAGGTCGCTTTCACGGTCAGCCCGCGCGTCAGGCGCATTGCCGCGCACGATCCCAATACGCTGTCGATCTGGGAATATAACCGCCAGATATTCTGGAGCTCGGGGATGGACCTGAGCGAGGAATCGATCAAGCGTCTGATCGACGAGATATCGCTGGAAGCCATCGAGCTGCCGGCGGGCGAGAAGGCGGTGCTGTCGCTGCAATTGCCCAACCAGTTCGTGATCGTGTTCGAGCCGGTGACGCATTCGGCGCATTTCTTCGATGTCCAGGGCGAGCCGACCCGCGAGCGGCAACAGTTTTCGATCGTCTTCAACAAGCTGCAGGCGCCCACGGGCTCGACGGTGATGCGGCCGGGACCGCTACGGCTGTCGCTAGACAATCAGACCGACCACCGGGTGCTGCCCGCGGTCTGGGTCGCCAACGACACGCTCCATGAGCTGCTCGGCAAGCGCAAGCCGATCCTGACCGCCAAGCGTATGCTGTCCAACCAGACGTTTCGTGATGTCTTCAAGGCGGATAATCTCAACGTCGATCAGCGCCTCAAGATCACCTCGCTGACTTTCCTGTTCACGGACCTCAAGGGCTCCACCGCGCTCTATGAGCGGGTCGGCGATCTCGCCGCCTTCGACCTGGTGCGGGCGCATTTCCACGCGCTGCTCGAAATCATCGCCTCGGAGAAGGGCGCGGTCGTGAAGACGATCGGCGATGCCGTGATGGCGACCTTCATCAGGCCGGAACATGCGATCGTCGCGGGCCTGCGCATGCGGGCGGCAATGGCGACGCTGAATGCCGAGCGCGGCCGGGAGGACCTGATCATCAAGATCGGCATCCACGAAGGGCCATGCCTGGCGGTCATGCTGAACGAGCGACAGGACTATTTCGGTCAGACCGTCAACATCGCTTCAAGGGTGCAGCACCTGTCGACCTCGCAGGAGATCCACATCACGGGACCTGTGATCGAATCGCCGGCCGTTGCCACCATTCTGGCGAAAGAGGCGATCAGGCCGATCCAGAAGGAAGCGGCGCTGCGCGGCATCGCCGACAAGGTGATGGTGTACGAGATACCCTAAACGGCGCTACTCGATCACGATCTCGCCGGTCATGCCGAGCTCGGCGTGGGTCTTGCCGTCGCTGGTCTTGATGTCGCAGCGTAGATCGTTGACGCGGCCGGCCGCGATCGGCACCAGCCACCATTCGGCGGATTGTCCCGGATAGACCTCGATCTCGCGAATCGCGCCCTTGAATTCGGCGAGCGTAACGGTCTTGCCGTTCTGCTGCTGCGTCACCTGCACCTTGCGCGTGAACACCATCTGC
This region includes:
- a CDS encoding cytochrome P450 — its product is MSIAEAYDMTVARAPLVPPSPPRAPDDMTVFGRMKAIRESPIGSWGQRAYEEDIVQGRFFGRSTFILNAPDAIKHVLVDNYENYTRTPAGIRVLRPILGEGLLIAEGRAWKHQRRTLAPAFTPRAVMPLIPHMLAATDQTVAKLRAASNGHVDLREAMQRMALEIAGRTMFSFGMDRHGAALRDFVMEYGDRLARPHFLDLLLPLSWPSPQDIARSRFRKRWTVFVGMLMTERRAAGKTAGAPARDLFDLMGDARDPETGEVFSDEQLGDQVATMILAGHETTATALFWALYLLALDPATQEQVASEVQTAPVNGASDIERLKFTRAVIDETMRLYPPAFLIARAAIGPDKIAGLPVKKKDVILIAPWLLHRHEKLWRDPSAFIPSRFMTGTPPDRFAYLPFGVGARVCIGAHFALVEATLALAKMIGAFRVTLVDKDPVMPIGVVTTQPDRSPMFAITPR
- a CDS encoding adenylate/guanylate cyclase domain-containing protein — translated: MSDTQAQFAVLKQTADPAVVDAISQLIAKGEDRDLNRINLLDFAARYGLDEEKVISAFLHSARLGLFDLTWNVLCPGCGGVLGAHSTLKSLRHDDYNCALCAQGYEASVDDRVEVAFTVSPRVRRIAAHDPNTLSIWEYNRQIFWSSGMDLSEESIKRLIDEISLEAIELPAGEKAVLSLQLPNQFVIVFEPVTHSAHFFDVQGEPTRERQQFSIVFNKLQAPTGSTVMRPGPLRLSLDNQTDHRVLPAVWVANDTLHELLGKRKPILTAKRMLSNQTFRDVFKADNLNVDQRLKITSLTFLFTDLKGSTALYERVGDLAAFDLVRAHFHALLEIIASEKGAVVKTIGDAVMATFIRPEHAIVAGLRMRAAMATLNAERGREDLIIKIGIHEGPCLAVMLNERQDYFGQTVNIASRVQHLSTSQEIHITGPVIESPAVATILAKEAIRPIQKEAALRGIADKVMVYEIP